Proteins from one Triticum aestivum cultivar Chinese Spring chromosome 7A, IWGSC CS RefSeq v2.1, whole genome shotgun sequence genomic window:
- the LOC123149123 gene encoding uncharacterized protein has product MRRRPARARAAIAPAPAPHSPPAAMDGLLSTPAPSPSTSVSLGLGSPAADDGSLKSPAVEAPRRSLRLAGAASPGTPAAASSDRDAASSGARGRRMGRPRASAVAAAASPEAGESGSDGGGGDEAMASGGSGGGSSAQGTRRSLRSGSRLGKRPVEPDVHAEMALGPDGGGSGSGDKVHDEMLHQDAEGTAKRRKGVSARLADYVADSESDSDDDFVLPAKGSASTMAGPAADYVPDSESDREDFVLPGDHGMKVPANLFAPFNLTEPNVVAMGSHMTSQGSGGSVRTRRGGIGQVNDRNEQLFSEESMLMHDSAEKAAADMDFSEEVLRHESGNRGEGNTKLVLGNNDSGAAVSVGTRTRKFSRDDKGKGKMVVEEVLLPQKLSDDEMDWQPVVLEENQSVSGAADADVEPLWRQAARERAIKLAPKFAFFKADEDVHSDEDDEEELEPAADAQDWPGPYSTALRIMDDRDAKLRARELGPSSKLANDADNVILWTPLKNKKAPLRPVPSLASLCMQTLASHAEGIESLGGIPEDLKHKLLTELCRSRKMNTHLLTEILCDNPVALQLRECSWLNEDDFEAVFGKCMIESLEVLQLDLSGRCMPDYILPTTLAKVPNCMPLLRKISLMGNYRLSDNGLDKLISAAPSLSSLNLSECSLLTSTGIENLANRLQSVLRELYINDCLNVDAMMILPALKKIKQLEVLSMSGIQSVCDKFVNELIPIHGPNIRELAFAGCLKLTSSSIKTIGVNCPQLSSLDIRNLSRLRDSATRHLRDGCRFIKKLKLQKNTFSDEALSQFLEESGGCLTELSLNNIEKVGNLTSRSIALKCSVRLEVLDVSFCRGLTNEALGLIVDSCSSLRTLKLFGCTQITDIFLKGHSNSLAKIIGIEGSILEQLGGY; this is encoded by the exons atgcgccgccggcccgcgcgcgCCAGGGCCGCCATCGCGCCCGCCCCCGCCCCGCACTCGCCGCCGGCGGCGATGGACGGCCTGCTGAGCACGCCGGCGCCCTCCCCGTCCACCTCCGTCTCCCTCGGCCTCGGCTCCCCCGCCGCCGACGACGGGTCCCTCAAGTCCCCCGCCGTCGAGGCGCCCCGCCGCAGCCTGCGCCTGGCCGGCGCCGCCAGCCCGGGCACCCCCGCGGCGGCCTCCTCCGACCGGGACGCCGCTTCGTCGGGCGCTCGCGGGAGGAGGATGGGGAGGCCTCGTGCTTCCGCCGTTGCTGCGGCTGCTTCCCCGGAGGCTGGGGAGTCGGggagcgatggcggcggcggcgacgaggctaTGGcttcgggcggcagcggcggcggctccagTGCTCAGGGGACGCGCAGGAGCTTGCGGTCAGGGTCTCGGCTCGGGAAGCGGCCCGTGGAGCCAGACGTTCACGCAGAGATGGCGCTCGGACCGGATGGAGGAGGGTCCGGGTCTGGAGACAAGGTGCACGACGAAATGCTGCACCAGGACGCCGAGGGCACGGCAAAGCGGCGCAAGGGCGTGTCGGCTCGGCTGGCCGACTACGTGGCTGATTCAGAGAGcgacagcgatgatgactttgtGCTGCCGGCGAAAGGGAGTGCGAGCACCATGGCCGGACCGGCGGCTGATTACGTGCCTGATTCGGAGAGCGACAGGGAGGATTTTGTGCTGCCGGGGGATCATGGCATGAAGGTACCGGCAAACTTGTTTGCTCCTTTTAACCTGACTGAACCGAATGTGGTGGCTATGGGTTCGCATATGACCAGCCAGGGGAGTGGTGGTTCTGTGAGGACTCGTAGAGGGGGAATTGGACAAGTTAATGACAGGAATGAACAGCTCTTCAGTGAGGAGTCTATGCTCATGCATGATTCGGCAGAGAAGGCAGCTGCGGATATGGATTTCAGTGAGGAGGTTCTCAGGCATGAGTCTGGAAATAGAGGTGAAGGAAACACAAAGCTGGTTCTTGGGAACAACGATTCTGGTGCTGCTGTCAGTGTGGGTACCAGGACCAGGAAGTTCAGTCGTGATGATAAAGGAAAGGGGAAGATGGTTGTGGAAGAGGTTTTATTGCCCCAGAAGTTAAGTGATGATGAGATGGATTGGCAACCTGTGGTTTTAGAGGAGAATCAGAGCGTCTCAGGAGCAGCTGATGCTGATGTGGAGCCACTTTGGAGGCAAGCGGCAAGAGAGAGAGCTATTAAGCTGGCACCAAAATTTGCATTCTTCAAAGCAGATGAAGATGTacatagtgatgaagatgatgaagaagagttAGAGCCTGCGGCTGATGCTCAGGATTGGCCAGGTCCATATTCTACTGCATTGAGGATCATGGATGATAGAGATGCCAAATTGAGAGCCAGGGAGTTGGGTCCGTCGTCTAAACTAGCTAATGATGCTGATAATGTCATTCTGTGGACACCTTTGAAAAACAAGAAAGCTCCGCTGCGACCTGTCCCATCACTTGCAAGCTTATGCATGCAAACTCTTGCAAGCCATGCTGAAGGTATTGAATCACTTGGAGGCATACCTGAGGACCTAAAACATAAACTTCTCACGGAACTGTGCCGTTCTAGGAAGATGAATACCCATCTTCTTACTGAAATCTTGTGTGACAATCCTGTGGCACTGCAGCTTAGGGAGTGTTCCTGGTTGAATGAGGATGACTTTGAGGCTGTTTTTGGTAAATGCATGATTGAATCCTTAGAG GTTCTGCAGCTTGACTTATCTGGGCGATGCATGCCTGACTATATTTTGCCTACTACCTTGGCAAAGGTTCCAAATTGCATGCCATTATTAAGAAAAATATCTCTGATGGGAAATTACCGTCTTTCTGATAATGGGTTAGACAAACTCATCTCAGCAGCACCTTCTCTGAGTTCGCTAAATTTAAGCGAGTGTTCTCTTCTCACATCAACTGGAATTGAGAATCTTGCTAATAGGCTGCAATCTGTATTGAGAGAACTATATATTAATGACTGCCTAAATGTGGATGCCATGATGATTCTTCCTGCTCTAAAGAAAATTAAACAACTGGAGGTTTTATCAATGTCTGGCATACAGTCTGTCTGTGACAAGTTTGTGAATGAGCTCATTCCTATACATGGCCCTAATATAAGGGAGTTAGCGTTTGCTGGTTGCCT GAAACTGACCTCATCCTCCATTAAGACTATTGGGGTGAACTGCCCCCAGTTATCATCTTTAGATATACGAAACTTGAGTAGGTTGCGTGACTCAGCAACGAGACATCTTCGTGATGGCTGTCGTTTTATAAAGAAATTAAAGCTTCAAAAGAATACATTCAG TGATGAAGCACTGTCTCAGTTTTTGGAAGAATCTGGAGGATGTCTAACTGAGTTGAGCctaaacaacattgagaag GTTGGAAACCTTACTTCACGGTCGATTGCTCTCAAGTGCTCCGTACGCTTGGAGGTTCTGGATGTTTCCTTCTGCCGTGGTCTGACCAATGAAGCTTTGGGCCTGATTGTTGACAGTTGCTCATCATTGAGAACTCTCAAGCTATTTGGGTGTACCCAG ATCACGGATATTTTCCTCAAGGGCCACTCGAACTCATTGGCTAAAATTATTGGGATAGAAGGGAGCATACTGGAGCAATTGGGTGGTTATTAG